A DNA window from Streptococcus sp. LPB0220 contains the following coding sequences:
- the pbp1b gene encoding penicillin-binding protein PBP1B — MNQLKEKLQEFWTKIQKFFANMYTETPNKEKSEESSWSVGDIFATFLRTLKLLWDVMIALFVCLFLFGAGIGIGYAASLFSNVKVPKTEELVQQVRNVSSVSKLTYSDKSLIAEVDSDLIRTPVAGDAISDNVKKAVIATEDENFESHKGVVPKAVLRATLGSVAGVGSSSGGSTLTQQLIKQQVVGDAPTFTRKATEIVDALALERGMDKNEILTTYLNVSPFGRNNRGQNIAGVEAAAQGIFGVSAKDLSVPQAAFIAGLPQSPIVYSPYAADGSLKSKENLELGLARAKDVLFNMYRTGALSKKDYETYAQYDLTKDFIAPDGIEKTPHDYLYFQAMAEAKEAMYDYLIKRDNVTKQDLKNNETVKAYQELAESELREGGYTIQTTINKPVHNAMQAAVSNFGSVLDDGTGLVEVGNVLMDNRTGAVLGFIGGRNFDGNQNNHAFDTERSPGSTIKPLLAYGIAIDQGLMGSNSILSNYPTNFSSGEPIMHVDSRGTAMMDLREALNTSWNIPAYWTYRTLREKGVDVPSYMKKMGYDIPEYGIESLPMGGGIEVTVAQHTNGFQTIANNGNYLKRYMVEQIIDRDGDVVYKHEADPVRVYSPATATIMQDLLRGVITSGATTTFKSRISQVNPTLAGADWIGKTGTTNSNGDMWLMLSTPNVSLGGWIGHDNNASMQTLTGYNNNAQYMAQLANAIYQADPSLFGIQDKFTLDKSVIRSEVLKSTGERPGRVNVNGRDIDVSGQMVTSLWAKNGAPTTQYRFAIGGSDSDYQSAWAAILGNSSGNQSNNKNNSTTNSSSSNSSNRNSSNRGNRH, encoded by the coding sequence GTGAATCAATTAAAAGAGAAGCTGCAAGAATTTTGGACGAAGATTCAAAAATTCTTTGCAAATATGTATACAGAAACTCCGAATAAGGAAAAAAGTGAGGAAAGTAGCTGGTCTGTCGGTGATATTTTTGCGACCTTTTTACGAACCCTCAAACTCTTGTGGGATGTCATGATCGCCCTGTTCGTGTGCCTCTTTTTATTTGGCGCAGGGATCGGGATTGGTTATGCGGCGAGCCTCTTTAGTAACGTCAAGGTTCCAAAGACAGAAGAATTGGTCCAGCAGGTCCGCAATGTCAGCAGTGTTTCAAAACTGACTTATTCAGATAAGAGTTTGATTGCAGAAGTGGACAGTGATTTGATCCGCACGCCAGTAGCAGGAGACGCCATTTCAGACAATGTCAAGAAGGCTGTGATCGCTACTGAGGATGAGAATTTTGAAAGCCACAAGGGGGTTGTACCTAAAGCCGTTCTTCGGGCAACACTTGGATCTGTAGCCGGTGTGGGCTCCTCTAGTGGGGGATCAACCCTGACCCAGCAGTTGATCAAACAGCAAGTCGTGGGAGACGCTCCAACCTTTACTCGTAAGGCGACAGAGATTGTCGATGCCTTGGCTTTAGAGCGGGGAATGGATAAAAATGAAATCCTGACCACCTACTTAAATGTTTCGCCTTTTGGACGCAACAATCGGGGACAAAATATTGCGGGTGTGGAAGCTGCAGCTCAAGGGATCTTTGGCGTCTCTGCGAAAGACTTGTCCGTTCCACAAGCGGCCTTTATCGCTGGCTTGCCACAAAGTCCGATTGTCTACTCTCCTTATGCTGCAGACGGTAGCCTAAAGAGCAAGGAGAACCTCGAGTTAGGTCTGGCGCGTGCCAAAGACGTTTTGTTCAATATGTACCGGACAGGAGCCTTGTCGAAAAAAGACTACGAGACCTATGCTCAGTACGACTTGACCAAAGACTTCATCGCTCCAGATGGCATCGAGAAAACACCGCATGACTACCTCTACTTCCAAGCCATGGCAGAAGCAAAAGAGGCCATGTATGATTACTTGATCAAGCGAGACAATGTCACCAAGCAAGACTTGAAAAATAATGAAACCGTCAAGGCTTACCAGGAATTAGCTGAGAGCGAGTTGCGCGAAGGTGGCTACACCATTCAAACCACGATTAACAAACCGGTTCACAATGCGATGCAGGCCGCGGTATCGAATTTTGGAAGTGTCTTGGATGATGGGACGGGTCTTGTAGAAGTTGGGAATGTCCTTATGGACAACCGAACGGGTGCCGTTTTAGGATTTATCGGTGGACGGAATTTTGACGGCAACCAAAACAACCATGCTTTTGATACAGAGCGTTCCCCAGGGTCTACTATCAAACCGCTGTTGGCATATGGGATTGCCATCGACCAAGGCTTGATGGGAAGCAATAGCATCCTTTCTAACTACCCGACTAATTTCTCAAGTGGGGAGCCGATCATGCACGTGGATAGCCGAGGGACAGCCATGATGGATCTTCGTGAGGCCCTCAATACCTCATGGAATATTCCAGCTTACTGGACTTACCGGACTCTTCGTGAAAAAGGTGTGGATGTCCCATCCTACATGAAGAAAATGGGCTATGATATCCCTGAATATGGCATTGAGAGTCTGCCGATGGGGGGAGGAATTGAGGTCACTGTTGCCCAACATACCAATGGTTTCCAAACCATTGCTAACAATGGGAACTACCTCAAACGCTACATGGTAGAGCAAATCATTGATCGAGATGGAGATGTGGTATACAAGCACGAGGCAGATCCTGTTCGTGTTTACTCTCCAGCAACGGCAACGATTATGCAGGATCTCTTGCGCGGGGTTATTACGTCTGGTGCAACAACGACCTTTAAGTCACGGATTAGCCAAGTCAACCCAACGCTGGCAGGTGCAGACTGGATTGGAAAAACCGGTACCACTAACTCAAATGGAGATATGTGGTTGATGCTGTCCACCCCTAATGTTTCTTTAGGAGGTTGGATCGGTCATGACAACAATGCTTCCATGCAGACCTTGACTGGATACAACAACAATGCCCAATACATGGCGCAGTTGGCGAATGCAATCTACCAAGCAGATCCAAGTCTCTTTGGGATTCAGGATAAATTCACTCTCGATAAGAGTGTGATCCGCTCTGAAGTGCTCAAATCGACTGGTGAAAGACCGGGCCGCGTCAATGTCAATGGTCGGGATATCGATGTGAGCGGTCAAATGGTGACGAGCCTTTGGGCCAAAAACGGAGCGCCAACCACTCAATACCGCTTTGCCATCGGGGGATCGGATAGCGATTATCAAAGTGCTTGGGCAGCCATTCTCGGTAATTCCAGTGGAAATCAGTCGAATAATAAGAACAATTCGACAACCAATAGTTCATCCAGCAATAGTTCAAATCGAAACAGCTCAAATCGTGGCAATCGACACTAG
- a CDS encoding DUF3021 domain-containing protein, which translates to MKRVIAYFVSGMRTGSFFYLCLVLLSHIYPNIVYPAVNVRNILAIFLMSGTMGVLTFILEEEEFLTYSLRVVLHLVVTATILALTYLFFGWGAALRSPIPWLIFLAIYGLIWLYQIWQLHKKTQRINQALLYRRKGK; encoded by the coding sequence ATGAAACGAGTTATAGCTTATTTTGTATCTGGTATGAGGACAGGATCCTTCTTTTATTTGTGTTTGGTGTTATTATCCCATATCTATCCCAACATCGTCTATCCCGCTGTGAATGTACGCAACATCCTAGCGATCTTTTTAATGAGTGGAACAATGGGAGTTTTGACGTTCATTCTTGAGGAAGAAGAGTTTTTGACCTATAGTTTGCGTGTGGTCCTGCATTTAGTTGTGACAGCTACCATCTTAGCATTGACCTACTTATTTTTTGGCTGGGGGGCAGCCTTACGGAGCCCGATTCCTTGGTTGATCTTTCTAGCCATTTACGGCCTGATCTGGCTTTACCAGATTTGGCAACTCCATAAAAAAACTCAACGAATCAACCAAGCATTGTTGTATCGCAGAAAAGGGAAATAG
- a CDS encoding winged helix-turn-helix transcriptional regulator — translation MLTNKNWNCSMSRVLDVVGGKWRMNILWVINKHKRVRFNQLRREVEGITTISLTRGLDVLIENQLVEKYDFETMPLHTEYELTEKGKSLMPILKDLNQWGKEWLQ, via the coding sequence ATGTTAACAAATAAAAATTGGAACTGTAGTATGTCTCGAGTCTTAGATGTGGTTGGTGGGAAATGGAGGATGAATATATTATGGGTTATAAACAAGCATAAGAGAGTTCGTTTCAATCAATTGAGAAGAGAAGTTGAAGGGATAACAACTATCAGTTTGACACGTGGCTTAGACGTTTTAATAGAGAACCAATTGGTTGAGAAATATGATTTTGAAACGATGCCACTCCATACAGAATATGAGCTGACAGAAAAAGGCAAATCACTGATGCCGATTTTAAAGGACTTGAATCAATGGGGAAAAGAATGGTTGCAATGA
- the tyrS gene encoding tyrosine--tRNA ligase, giving the protein MHIFDELKERGLVFQTTDEEALRKALEEGQVSYYTGYDPTADSLHLGHLVAILTSRRLQLAGHKPYALVGGATGLIGDPSFKDAERSLQTKETVQEWVRSIQGQLSRFLDFENGDNKAEMVNNYDWFGSISFIDFLRDVGKYFTVNAMMSKESVKKRIETGISYTEFAYQIMQGYDFYVLNQEHNVTLQIGGSDQWGNMTAGTELMRRKADKTGHVMTVPLITDATGKKFGKSEGNAVWLNADKTSPYEMYQFWMNVMDADAVRFLKIFTFLSLDEIEEIRKQFEAAPHERLAQKILAREVVTLVHGEEAYKEALNITEQLFAGNIKKLSVKELKQGLRGVPNYQVQAEDNLNIVELLVTAGVVNSKRQAREDVQNGAIYVNGERIQDLDYVLSDSDKLENELTVIRRGKKKYFVLTY; this is encoded by the coding sequence ATGCACATTTTTGATGAGCTAAAAGAGCGTGGTTTGGTATTTCAAACGACGGATGAAGAAGCCTTACGCAAAGCACTGGAAGAAGGTCAGGTTTCTTATTATACTGGTTATGATCCAACTGCTGACAGCCTTCACCTTGGTCACTTGGTTGCCATCTTGACGAGCCGTCGTCTTCAACTAGCAGGCCACAAACCTTATGCGCTCGTTGGCGGTGCGACTGGTCTCATTGGAGATCCGTCCTTCAAAGATGCTGAACGTAGTCTCCAAACAAAAGAAACTGTACAAGAATGGGTTCGCTCCATTCAAGGACAATTGTCTCGTTTCCTCGATTTTGAAAATGGGGACAATAAAGCCGAAATGGTCAACAACTACGATTGGTTCGGAAGCATTAGCTTTATTGACTTCCTTCGTGATGTCGGAAAATACTTTACGGTCAATGCTATGATGAGTAAAGAATCTGTTAAAAAACGGATTGAGACAGGGATTTCTTACACAGAGTTTGCCTACCAAATCATGCAAGGCTATGACTTCTACGTCCTCAACCAAGAACACAATGTCACCCTTCAAATCGGTGGATCTGACCAATGGGGAAACATGACAGCTGGTACTGAGTTGATGCGCCGTAAAGCGGATAAAACTGGTCATGTTATGACTGTGCCTTTGATCACAGATGCAACTGGTAAGAAATTCGGAAAATCAGAAGGAAACGCCGTCTGGCTCAATGCAGACAAAACATCTCCTTACGAAATGTACCAATTCTGGATGAATGTGATGGATGCCGACGCTGTGCGCTTCTTGAAGATCTTCACTTTCTTGTCACTCGATGAAATCGAAGAGATTCGCAAACAGTTTGAGGCTGCTCCTCATGAACGCTTGGCTCAAAAGATCTTGGCGCGTGAAGTGGTTACTCTTGTCCACGGTGAAGAAGCCTACAAAGAAGCCCTCAACATCACCGAACAACTCTTTGCAGGGAACATCAAAAAGCTTTCTGTCAAAGAACTCAAACAAGGCCTTCGTGGTGTGCCAAACTACCAGGTCCAAGCAGAAGATAACCTCAACATCGTTGAACTCTTGGTCACAGCTGGTGTGGTAAATTCTAAACGCCAAGCCCGCGAAGATGTTCAAAATGGTGCTATCTACGTTAACGGCGAACGCATCCAAGATCTTGACTATGTCTTGAGCGATAGCGATAAATTAGAAAATGAATTGACCGTTATCCGCCGCGGTAAGAAAAAATACTTTGTTTTGACTTATTAA
- a CDS encoding methyltransferase domain-containing protein — MNTPIKPKLQRFQTATAFACPICQLDLELVGTSFKCPKGHSFDLAKFGYVNLAPQIKQSKDYDKENFQNRQLILEAGFYEPILTAIGQKIPTSDARILDIGCGEGYYSRKLQEAYPKATFYAFDLSKESVQLAAKSDASWKVNWFVGDLAHLPIQSKSMDVILDIFSPANYAEFERVLKAEGVIIKVVPTSSHLKEIRQLAQDQLTKQSYSNQEILEHFEDHCQILSSETVSLTKSLTPEERQALLAMTPLLFHVDQEKIDWTQLTEITIEAQILVGKIKIQRT, encoded by the coding sequence ATGAATACACCGATCAAACCAAAATTACAACGATTTCAAACAGCCACTGCCTTTGCCTGTCCCATCTGTCAATTGGACCTAGAACTTGTGGGGACCAGTTTTAAATGTCCCAAGGGCCATTCTTTTGATTTGGCGAAATTTGGCTATGTCAACCTGGCTCCCCAGATCAAGCAATCAAAGGACTATGACAAAGAAAATTTCCAGAATCGCCAGCTGATCTTAGAAGCAGGTTTTTATGAGCCGATTCTAACAGCGATCGGACAAAAAATTCCGACCAGTGATGCCAGAATTCTAGATATCGGTTGCGGAGAAGGCTATTACTCCCGAAAGCTACAAGAAGCCTATCCCAAGGCTACTTTCTATGCCTTTGATCTTTCCAAGGAATCTGTGCAACTAGCTGCCAAGAGTGATGCTAGCTGGAAGGTCAATTGGTTTGTAGGAGACTTGGCTCATCTACCCATTCAATCCAAGAGTATGGATGTCATTTTGGACATCTTCTCCCCGGCTAATTACGCTGAATTTGAGCGTGTCTTAAAGGCTGAAGGGGTCATCATTAAGGTCGTTCCAACCTCTTCTCATCTAAAAGAAATTCGTCAGTTGGCCCAAGATCAATTGACCAAGCAGTCCTACTCCAACCAGGAAATTTTGGAGCACTTTGAAGACCACTGCCAGATCCTCTCATCCGAAACGGTCAGCCTCACCAAGAGTTTAACTCCTGAAGAACGCCAGGCGCTCCTCGCCATGACCCCTCTTCTATTTCACGTAGACCAAGAAAAAATCGACTGGACCCAACTCACAGAAATCACCATTGAGGCCCAAATATTGGTTGGGAAAATCAAGATACAAAGAACGTAA
- a CDS encoding ABC transporter permease — MLAVLKRNFLLYFRNRSGVFFSLLGALISFVLYIIFLQKNLTDAWAQLPNSGPVLNNWLMSGTLAVTGITTSLAALTQLVKDREHQVDQDLYLSDQGKWRLPFSYLTSAIIISFFMQVLMYVLMCGYFREAPALSLLPEVLLIMLFSSLLSSLVNAIFVYFFQSVDSLGKFATIVGTASGFLVGTYVPLGVLPDFAQLLMKCTPATYIAALYRQVLMKEAVSETFKGRDDLLRDFQEKMGVQLKWQALLTKEQTYLIVLGGILLALGIWISLAKRSSKRK, encoded by the coding sequence ATGCTAGCCGTACTAAAGCGAAATTTTTTATTGTATTTTAGGAATCGTTCAGGAGTTTTCTTCTCCCTGTTGGGAGCCTTGATTTCCTTTGTTCTCTATATTATTTTTCTTCAAAAAAATCTGACAGATGCTTGGGCTCAGCTCCCAAATAGTGGTCCTGTGTTAAATAATTGGTTAATGAGTGGGACGCTGGCTGTGACAGGGATTACGACAAGTCTGGCTGCCCTGACTCAGTTAGTAAAGGACCGTGAACATCAAGTAGATCAGGATCTTTATTTATCGGATCAAGGAAAGTGGCGGTTACCATTTTCGTATCTAACGAGCGCAATCATCATCTCTTTTTTCATGCAAGTCCTTATGTATGTGCTGATGTGTGGCTATTTTAGAGAAGCTCCAGCACTATCTTTATTACCTGAAGTACTCCTCATCATGCTGTTTAGTAGCCTGCTTTCTAGTTTAGTGAATGCCATTTTTGTTTATTTTTTCCAATCCGTAGACAGTCTTGGAAAGTTTGCGACCATAGTGGGTACAGCTTCCGGTTTTTTGGTAGGGACTTATGTACCTTTAGGTGTTCTACCTGATTTTGCACAACTACTAATGAAATGTACTCCAGCAACTTATATTGCTGCACTTTATCGACAAGTACTCATGAAAGAAGCAGTGAGCGAAACCTTTAAGGGGCGAGATGATCTTCTTCGAGATTTTCAAGAAAAAATGGGCGTTCAGCTCAAATGGCAAGCTTTATTGACAAAGGAACAAACATACCTTATAGTGTTAGGAGGTATTCTTCTAGCTTTGGGGATTTGGATTTCCTTGGCAAAAAGATCGAGTAAAAGAAAGTAA
- a CDS encoding NAD(P)H-dependent oxidoreductase: MNVLIIYSHPNETSYNASILQTVQKHLAPEHRVKIVDLYKENFDPVLRFDERHKRRDLQHNEDMKPYRDLLSWADQLIFIFPTWWSGMPAILKGFIDRVFVAGFAYQNGPRGPVGQLDGKAWIITTHNTPKIFLPFSQDYAKVLKSQILKPCGIKPVKVTQVTRVEYMSDRQRKEELEKIAQIAKRI; this comes from the coding sequence ATGAATGTTTTAATAATCTATTCACATCCGAATGAAACAAGTTATAATGCATCAATCCTTCAAACTGTGCAAAAGCATTTAGCACCAGAGCATAGGGTTAAAATAGTAGACTTATATAAAGAAAACTTTGATCCGGTTTTACGTTTTGATGAAAGGCATAAAAGGAGAGATTTACAGCATAATGAAGACATGAAACCGTATAGAGATTTATTGAGTTGGGCGGATCAGTTGATTTTTATTTTCCCTACTTGGTGGAGTGGAATGCCAGCTATTTTAAAAGGTTTTATTGATCGTGTTTTTGTTGCAGGTTTTGCTTATCAGAATGGACCTCGAGGTCCGGTGGGGCAACTAGATGGAAAAGCGTGGATCATTACGACGCATAATACGCCAAAAATTTTTCTTCCTTTTTCTCAAGACTACGCAAAGGTTCTAAAATCCCAAATCTTGAAACCCTGTGGTATTAAACCGGTTAAAGTGACACAAGTTACACGAGTGGAATATATGAGTGATCGTCAACGGAAAGAAGAACTCGAAAAAATCGCACAAATAGCAAAAAGAATTTAA
- a CDS encoding YciI family protein: MFIVNLTYIKPLDEVEKHLEKHIDFLNQYYTKGLFIASGRKNPRTGGIILMRAKNKDAVQEIIAHDPFYQNEIAQYEIIEFEASKYCLELKTLLSDPLDENEEIK, from the coding sequence ATGTTTATTGTAAACCTTACCTATATCAAGCCCCTTGATGAAGTTGAAAAACACTTAGAAAAACACATAGATTTTTTAAATCAGTATTATACAAAAGGTCTTTTTATCGCATCTGGAAGAAAAAATCCAAGAACTGGCGGTATCATTCTCATGAGAGCAAAAAATAAAGATGCTGTCCAAGAAATCATTGCACACGATCCATTCTATCAAAATGAGATTGCTCAATATGAGATCATTGAATTTGAAGCAAGTAAGTATTGTCTAGAATTGAAAACCCTCCTCAGCGATCCATTGGACGAAAATGAGGAAATTAAATAA
- a CDS encoding LytTR family DNA-binding domain-containing protein has translation MKIRFEEKQDIAESNPCVVIQAKQLSDQAREVMDYLEQFSTVNQVVIPIKTDDHLIMVKIDDIILAEIDKNQLTIYTTDKTFTVRDTLTNFQHRINRRNFLQISRHAVMNIDHLESLSDSFSGNMMAKLTRGVKSSVSRKYVKSLMDYLGV, from the coding sequence ATGAAGATTCGTTTTGAGGAAAAACAGGATATCGCAGAAAGCAACCCCTGTGTGGTCATTCAAGCCAAGCAATTATCTGATCAAGCACGAGAGGTGATGGACTATCTCGAACAATTTTCGACAGTGAATCAAGTAGTGATTCCTATCAAAACAGATGATCATTTGATTATGGTGAAAATTGATGACATTATTCTAGCCGAGATTGATAAGAATCAGCTAACCATTTATACGACAGACAAAACGTTCACCGTCAGAGATACTTTGACAAATTTTCAACATCGGATTAATCGTCGTAATTTTTTACAGATATCACGCCACGCGGTGATGAATATCGACCATTTAGAATCGCTATCGGATAGTTTTTCAGGCAATATGATGGCTAAACTGACACGCGGAGTGAAATCAAGTGTCAGTCGGAAATATGTCAAATCCTTGATGGATTATTTAGGGGTATAG